Proteins encoded in a region of the Coffea eugenioides isolate CCC68of chromosome 4, Ceug_1.0, whole genome shotgun sequence genome:
- the LOC113768654 gene encoding protein LEO1 homolog has protein sequence MVGEQKRHQMMQNLFGEQSEEEEEEEVESEHESNRQPGYASEEGDGGLEPEGEGEVEGHGEAEIESEAELQDIDHDRGESEGEREQSSQEVEAGDHREESGEKDSESDEKVQYDQRVVTSRRRGDVISGSERSEDNTYADNEDEEVNQARNLRSPSQERDEAHISLSAPEIRDVFGDSDDEEPVEYGVQNQIEDEANRFPMEEDEEDYDKELKPEDMLADEEGHYESEEEHPEAKPREKPVGPPLELEIPLRPPPALPEKMNMIKVSNIMGIDPKPFDPKTYIEEDHFVTDESGSKRRIRLENNIVRWRRVTNPDGTTSIESNARFVRWSDGSLQLLIGNEVLDISEQDAQHDQAHLFLRHGKGILQSQGRILKKMRFMPSSLSSNSHRLLTALVDSRHKKVYRVKNCITDIDPEREKEQKEKAESQTIRANELLNRKKEKVNRKYTQTVRRERQLSPGFLEDALEEEEDPDYYESRRSAARRRFEEDLEMEAQAEKRIINAKKGHKDVARKPSMSTTKSSRQPVDFSESEKEESEYETEEEEDERSPAHGRAEDIEQDYEDEEEHDEEEEEANEVSEEEPEEPRRKSKEPGTSLKRKDIESDEDSPPRKAATHRRMAIVYDSDDE, from the exons atggTGGGAGAACAGAAGAGGCATCAGATGATGCAGAATTTGTTCGGTGAGCAAtcggaagaagaggaagaagaggaggtCGAGTCCGAGCACGAGTCCAATCGCCAGCCCGGCTATGCTTCG GAAGAAGGAGATGGAGGGCTGGAGCCAGAGGGTGAAGGTGAAGTAGAAGGCCATGGTGAAGCAGAAATAGAAAGTGAAGCTGAACTACAAGATATTGATCATGATCGTGGTGAAAGTGAGGGTGAAAGAGAACAGAGTTCTCAAGAAGTTGAAGCTGGTGATCACAGGGAAGAAAGTGGAGAAAAAGACTCGGAGAGTGATGAAAAAGTACAATATGATCAGAGAGTTGTAACCAGCAGGAGACGTGGTGATGTCATCAGTGGATCAGAAAGATCTGAGGACAACACTTATGCTGACAATGAAGATGAAGAAGTGAATCAGGCTAGAAATCTTAG ATCTCCTAGTCAAGAGAGAGATGAGGCTCATATTTCACTCTCAGCTCCTGAGATCCGTGATGTATTTGGGGACTCTGATGATGAAGAACCAGTGGAGTATGGGGTTCAAAATCAAATTGAAGATGAGGCAAAT AGATTCCCTATGGAAGAGGATGAGGAGGACTATGACAAGGAACTCAAACCAGAGGATATGCTGGCTGATGAGGAGGGCCACTATGAATCTGAGGAAGAGCATCCTGAGGCTAAGCCAAGGGAAAAACCAGTTGGTCCTCCATTGGAGCTGGAGATTCCGCTGCGTCCACCTCCTGCACTCCCTGAAAAG ATGAACATGATCAAAGTTTCTAATATAATGGGCATCGACCCCAAGCCTTTTGATCCCAAAACATATATTGAAGAGGATCATTTTGTGACAGATGAATCTGGGTCTAAGAGACGCATCCGCTTGGAAAATAATATTGTTCGGTGGAGGAGAGTGACAAATCCTGATGGCACAACTTCT ATTGAAAGTAATGCACGCTTTGTGAGATGGTCAGATGGGAGCTTACAATTGTTAATTGGAAATGAAGTTCTTGACATATCAGAGCAGGATGCACAGCATGATCAAGCACATCTTTTTCTTAGACATGGAAAG GGAATTCTCCAATCACAAGGGAGAATCTTAAAAAAGATGAGATTTATGCCTTCATCATTATCATCTAACTCTCATAGATTGTTGACTGCTTTAGTCGACTCACGGCATAAAAAGGTCTATAGGGTCAAGAATTGCATCACCGACATTGACCCTGAGAGGGAGAAAGAACAAAAGGAGAAG GCTGAGAGTCAAACAATCAGAGCCAATGAACTTCTCAATCGGAAGAAGGAGAAAGTCAATCGCAAGTATACACAAACTGTACGCAGGGAGCGCCAACTTTCACCTGGTTTCTTAGAGGATGCACTTGAGGAG GAAGAAGACCCAGATTATTATGAATCTCGGCGTTCTGCTGCTCGACGTCGCTTTGAAGAAGACCTAGAAATGGAAGCTCAAGCTGAGAAGCGCATTATCAATGCGAAGAAG GGGCACAAAGATGTTGCACGAAAGCCATCAATGTCCACAACAAAATCATCTCGACAGCCAGTGGACTTTTCAGAGAGTGAAAAGGAAGAGTCTGAATATGAAacagaagaggaagaagatgagAGGTCACCAGCGCATGGGAGGGCAGAAGACATAGAGCAGGATTATGAAGATGAGGAAGAGCATGATGAAGAGGAGGAAGAAGCAAATGAGGTGTCAGAAGAGGAGCCAGAG GAGCCAAGGAGAAAATCTAAGGAGCCTGGAACCAGTCTTAAGAGAAAGGACATTGAATCTGATGAGGACTCTCCTCCCAGGAAAGCTGCGACACATCGTCGAATGGCAATTGTTTATGACAGTGATGATGAATAA